A stretch of DNA from Pectinophora gossypiella chromosome 23, ilPecGoss1.1, whole genome shotgun sequence:
ATCGAGCTATTAAAGGTAGCAGAACCATTGTAGTATAAAAATTAGACCCAAAGTGCCCCATGTcctttatttaatgaaaataattagcGTACGCCAACTGTCTCGTTCAAATGTTGTGAATTAAGTGTTAAATGTTGTCCTCCTATCAAACCGTATAGGATATTGTTTATCAGATTATTCAGTAGTTCATGCTAGATGCAGTCTTGATTTTTTCTTACTACTAATGTTTTGTTACTGTTTTGGCACTGTATTAATTACCTtctgacaaaaaatatataatgaaataaaaatgtttatgaagttttattgattttgtcctgctacacacacacataaactcacgcctgggTCTAACGTGTATGTAATGATGtctattggggtgggcagacgaCATAACCACAGGTAATCAGAAGAGTTGTCTGATACTTGAAATGATCAATATTAATTACTTTTGAACgcgtacaggggggttaaaaagggctGCTCTTAAGTAAGCCGgcaacaaaatatatttcatgtctTGATATAGGTACCCACAATTTGTACATTTGAAAAATTTGAGGTACAGTAAATTAAATACCAAGTAACTAATTCTATAATTACTAATTGACTAAAACTCTACATCGCTTTTACGACATAGCAGTTGAACGTGTTCTGGGTTTTGAAATAATTTGCttgaaataaaacaacttaAACTATCAATAAGTTATATTACACAACATAACTAACAAGTTATATACACTATACTATAGTGTATAGTTATATACAAATCACTATGTATAGTTATATACACTATAGAAATATCCCTATTcatatttcataataaccttCCCAAGTTTCCCTTTAGGCACGTCTATGGAAGGCAGTGTGTCAGTCACAATCCCGGTTGCTACCGTTACATTATTTTCTCTGATCGTGAACGGTTGGCCTTGAGTCATCACCATGCCTTCTAGAAGAGTCAGGTATACTTCGCCGTGGTCACCAGGCATCATCATGTTCATGGAGGGATCTggaaagaaaatgtaaaaattgcaCATTGTTAGGAGAGGGGTGTAAAGTTTCTAGTGACTGTCAAGCCTGGTTGTCTAAGGCTGAGATAAAAACTGACAAACTGCCAAAAACTGACTGAAACTGACTAAATTTAATTGCAATTCGTACAAACAGTATGATACAGTAGTTCAATGGAGTACATGAAAATCGGAAGTGACGAGACAAAtgttgtcatagtaataaaaatataaatttaatgttggggttgctAACACATATCAATACTTATACATCCTGTCACATGATCGCGATGAGCGAGGATCTTTATAATGCCATTAACTggacacaaatcttggaaaccctgtgatattaattatctatgatctaaacatgaattcatgaAGTCATAATAGCCCGAGCCAGTATCGAACCCGTGACAACGCGTTTTTACGACATTCTCGTAATGATAAGCAGctgtttatttactcattctagcaggaaaatatgtaccttatttattatttgtgccGAAATATTCATTACCTCTAAACATTCCCTACTAACTTGCTAACATCTAAACCTTACCTAAGTCAATCCTGCAAGCGATATTCCAAGTCCCGCTAAACATTTGCTGGGAGTACTTGGAAAACACCGGTTTCTTCCTGCCTCCTTCGTTTCTTGTCAGGAAATATATCTTGGCCTTATAATGGTTGCTTAGTTGGAAACTCTTGGCTGCACAGAGTAACATACCCGTTTCTACGGATTTTATTCTCATGCCTCGAAGCAGGACGCCTACGTTGTCGCCGGCTAGGGCCTGTAAACGAAAGAGACttcatgaaaaagaaaatacaacaaGAAGGACAATGAGGGACTCcagaatatagatggcgctgtacagattttccttcgttaaaCCTTCTAAGTTCATAGATAacaaacatatattatacatcttttatctttgtttttgggtaaacgatgaccctttttattacattgagAACACACGCTAATGagcgttgaaaaaaaaattacatcctATTCGCCCAGTAGTTGGGATAAAGATATCCAAAATGGAACAGAATCCAACCAAAGTACCCAAGTATGGCAATCAGTTGTTAACCAGTCATCGTAACtcaactagggaatgcaatctcgATCTCGCGAGAATTCGTCTAACTTTTCGGGGTCAAtctcgaagcataatatgacgagatcccattcgagattgacgggattgggcgaatttCCTTGAGTtacttatactttttgtttcgaTTATGCTCATTTCCAAAgacaacttaattatttagtaagtaatattgaagaataaaggtctTTGttctctttcaaaaaatattttgttttaattaacctcacaagtaattttcatcgttttcagccatcctaactttacattttttcccgtaaatttcgggatctcgcgggattgatatgtCTAATCCcgtgggatctcgaatttgcgatctcgagtcgggattgcattccctaaaaTCACATGTCTAGGTACATCGAGAGTCAGGTCCCTTTATTAAGCCTTTACTTTGTACTCCAATCTTACCTCAGAAACACTCTTTTTAAAGATCTGTATGTCCGACAGTGTAGTCTTGATATTATATCCGAACCCCATAAGATCAGCTTCATCATTCTTCTTCATAACTCCCCGTTTGATAGTGCCTACTACCACGGTCCCGCGACCAGGGACTGTGAAGGCGTTGTCTATGGGCATTAGAAATGGAGACTGCAGGTCTCTGACTATTGGTGGTATGTATTCGTCCATTGTATCTAGAAGTTTCCGGATTGAGGGCgctcctgaaaaaaaaaacgagtgtaagcacaaaaaagaaaaaaggatgTGGTAACTTTTTATTCCGTGAGAGTAAGTATGACAACAATGTTATGTATTGTCTGGCATGGTATAACTTCTTCTGGTCttcaccagcgggcttagcaccgtaaacgcgcggctctttctcgcctcgacatacgtcacccgtcactctctcacagtactgcacagaaagagacagacgatctctgtcacggcgagaaagagtcgcgtgtttacggtgctaggcccgcaggtATACTTAATCCTGACaagctagcccattgatgacgtaagtgttaccatgcaattggtatctccaacattctaaagacgtaaattttattatttaaaattaagggaattactgactaatgtatttaattactattatttgttacatacctatataaaaacattaaaactttacgtaaatctattactaaaagttcaaaatttcctggCAAGCTatggataatttattttttacgaaatggcaacgaacgcagggtcggatgacgtcagctgggctaaccttgaaatgctagctgtcagttttgagcatacctggtcttcttatacacCCGTGTTCTAAGATATTCACTCGACTCAGCCTCAGCTGAGCAATTTTTTACCATACAATTCTGccaacccctttggggatacaggcgtgatgcgtgATGTGTTGtattagaaaagaaaacgttataaattataattttaaacttaCCGTATTCACTTTCATCGCCGTTCAAGGCTTTCAAGGCAGAGCCACATATCATCGGTACTGTGTTCCCGTCGTAACCAAAGTCTGATAACAGCTCTCTCATTTCAATTTCTACTAGTTCTAATAACTGAAAAAGGAAAAAAGCTATGATTAGTTACTTTACGCTTATCTGAAAGGTTGGCCGGAGCTTGCGCAGAGTCGAGAAGAGTGGAGGAATCAAGGGGAGGCATCGATTCATATAAGTCCACTTGATCTCAATCAAGTAGACTTAGATAAGAGAtaattagttacttttatttgtttgtttgtttagcctatattgtcccactgctgggcaaaggcctcctcttcatCCTTCCACCCTTCACAGAACGCATCCTTCTTTTATTATTCATGAatgttagatagatagatagaatctttatttaggttaagATGACTTTGACGCGGGGACGCGGAAGGTTAATAGGTTtccgaaagcggtatataaggcgaaggttgttggtaAGGCCGGCAGAGGGAGACCTAGACGGACGTACattggcacgttaagctgttagtctcggttactagttactgatgtaagcaagtagtcgttacataagccatgtaaggggcctttggcggctgaatagtaaccctaacagggttgaagaggttgctaccccaccttacaacccacacgatagaagaagaactccTATATTCCACACCTATCCGTATTTATTTCATACATATGTATGTACTAGCTTTCTGCCCGCGACTTTCCATCCCCCTTTTCGGTACGTATGTCCATCCCTTAAGGGATGATTTCCGAGATAAAAACTATGCTATGTTGTTCcctaggtctcaaactatctctcTGCCAAATGTAATTGAAATCAGTTCAAGTGTAAAATAGTAACAGACAGAGTTAGTTTCGCATTTATATTACTGggaatttaatttcaaatagtGCTAGGATACTTGCAAAACCATTCTTTTTGTAGGAACAAAAGGGTGGGAACCCAGTCCAACTGTGTAGAGACTACTCACTTCATTATCAACCAAATCTGCCTTATTTATGTATACCAGTATGTGCTTTATGCCAACTTGTTTAGCCAATAGTAGATGCTCTCTAGTCTGTGGCATAGGTCCATCGTTTCCTGCGACCTGTAAGAGGAAAAAGAAtaacaatgttttttattagattttagTGCTAGCAGAACCGCATGGCTAACATTTAAAATAAGGACCAATTCTCCTAGGCCTTGTCAATGCCTTCTGGCAGGTCTTCTaatcataacataattatactttattgcacacacaggaaatacaagacacaaaaacaaaaaataaatgaagagATCAATAGGAGGCCTTATTGCTAGGAAGCAATCTATACCAGGCAACCCTTGATGATAATAACAATGGATAACTGGGAAAATTGCTATggtgtataaataataatgatgagtagaaataatattgaaaataatattattaatattaccaCTAGCACTGCAGCGTCCATCTGTGAGGCCCCAGATATCATGTTCCGAATGTAATCTGCATGTCCAGGGCAGTCTGTGTGAGCGTAATGACGGAGCTTTGTACTATAGCCAACATGGGCAGCATttattgttatacctgaaatgtgagatttttttttcaatatttcaaacataatataaaaataacttaatttaGCATTTCCTTGTTCATGACatgttcattttaattttattttgtgtgtcatgtatgttaagtaattttaagagaaactttgtaacagctgtggatttttctgttatgttacaaattatattttttctaaataaataaatgggaaTGTCTTACTTGCTGAAGTGTCAAGGATTAGTATGCTCATCAGCAAAGAGGGCATACCTACCTAAAGaatcatttaaaatattgttggatttgttaaaattaaaatgaggaAACAAAAAGTCAACAAACCTCTAGCTTTTTCTTCAGGCGCTTTGTCGATTTCGTCGTAGGAAACATACTGTGCCAGTCCATCTTTAGCCAGAACCTTCGTTATGGCAGCAGTCAGCGTGGTTTTACCATGATCAACATGCCCAATAGTCCCAATATTACAATGTTTTTTCTCTTCAAACTTTGAATCAGTCTTCGTACTAAACTTAACACTGAGAACACTCAAATTTACCCGATTTTTTGACAGTACATTGCACGTAAACGATGGGTTTTTACAAAATGTGTATTGGTACGCCCGAATTATTAGTCTCCCATTCATTTTGTTGACAATATTCAGAAAAAATTGTCTTTTTCATTTAAAGTTGAGAGAAATGAGGTTATTTTTGGCAATGACAGTAGGTGTCAAAAATTTATCGCTTCGTTCAGGAACTCACGTAGCATATGAACTGCTAAATAAACATAAAGCCTATTCGTTGGTTATCATAATGAGGCCGGTCCAcgggaggcccgtgttgctctactGACCTCTTTCATTGCTATTTCATTTTACTGCGAtgaaatgagggactttccagggttttccaggctacgttcccctaaaaataaagagaaggcgCTGCCTAATGCTGCTGCtggatttgccttcgtttaacattctgatttcatggataacaaacatgcatgttttatctttgtattttggtataaataatgacccttgttattacacccaggcgcaacacatcttccaaccattGTTATTCTGAAtctgaataaaataaagagaagcaatataggtagcaacatgattccgagtaatgagaaaataggtaattatcacgttaaatctgtacaatgttatctatattgttttaagaatagaaactttatttttttttatataactttttttttgggaaacgtagcccgAAAAGTCCCCCATTACGAATAGAATGGTCTTATACACATATCatgcctactccttcggggatacagccATGACGCTTTATTatgctttttttaaaataatagaatATGGGATTAAAGCCTCTTATCAGATTAAAAATTGTAAACATCTCACAATCTTAGCTGATAAAAAAAACCTGATTTATAATCTATAACTATTATAACAAACATTCGATATTCACCAATAAAACAAATTCTCCAGTTAAcagtatttatttgtaattccATACTTCCACGCTATACAAGCATAATTTTCACAATATGAGAGAAATATAAAATGCTTCAATTATTTCGCAACGTTTGCACATCATAGAACAACAAATGAATCAAAACTAGACAATAAATACATAGAAACACTTGAAGCATTTCTGTATATCCTTTACATCTATACATGCCCCCAGCACTTTGTAAATCATTTCATAGATTCaactatttatattaaaagtgATCAAgcacaaaatatcaaaattactGACAAGTTTATTACATCTTAGGATCtcgtatcaaaagtagctgcaagttgtctgttaagttgtggctctgcccatcccattggGGATTACAGAATTaagtttatgtacggtcacgagcattaatatctatacactttggtaccatgtcacattaacttttttgacaaattgaactgtaagtctcactaaatgtcaaatatgttagtgcgacaaagtcctaaagtggatacattatattgctcatgcatgCATGACTATATgtgtactggggggttaaaaagggcacatcaaagcaattcacctaaaacaaGCAAaatagctatttgacatttgtttgcattgcgcactaacttttatttgcgcaaatgtcaaactgcaatattgctttcttaggtgaattacttttatatggcaTTTTCAAAACCCCTGTTAGCCTAAGCACGAATTTAGTACGGTATCATCATCAAATTCCAGTAACAATGTATGGGTATATTAACAGCtattcggttttgctagccacattagagcctatcataacatcgacctgggatagacatttaggagtcgccgtcacCGGACACGACTTggatgatatgatgatgatgacgatattAACAGCGCCGTCATGGGAGTAAATAGAACTAAGGAATCTTCCATACATCGGTGCCAATTCGGGCGCAAacataacctaattttagtttgacagctcttaaattagtgccgtcctttacttacaatacgcgcaagaaagagatgcagcTAGTTTAAGTCGAATTacgttaaaattaagttggtgctCGCTCGAATTGACACCATTTTCACTAGAGTTTAATGATGGCGAATATTTATGACGGTATGATAGTAGTCGTGCTTAAaccattgtttaaatatttatttacacaagtCCAGGAGGCGTTTCCATTTTTCgtcgtaaacttaaaatattgaTCATAACTTTGCTTTCAGCTAAGcgaaaacatacattttataaacatCTTTTTAAATACAGGACTGGTATCGATTATCTTTACTTATGGGCcaatatttgtgaaataaaaaatgtttaagttGATATATACGTGAAAAGATTACTCGACCAGTAGAAATGTCATACGCCAAATAAGGGACTTTTCAaacggcgttccccaaaaacacgatagatggcgttgttaaggtttttctttgtttaaacttctaatttcatggataacagacataatacatcttttatctttgcttttgggtataaatgatgacactttttattacaccaaggtacaattacaacttcaacccattattattctgatcaaaataaagagaagcaacatcattctatacataatatgatccaaatatcaagcagcaattagttttatatatgcttctgccttacataacatttttgaataattatataagtaccccagcaatgagaaaataggtaattatcacgttaaaagtgaacaacgccatctatcgtgtgttcgGGGAACGTCcattggaaagtccgtcattgaaAGTAGGTATGTTTGTCGCAAActtcttttaatttcttttaacaGTTATAAAACTAATCCTGCCTCATTCTTGTACGTAAGAGAGGGGCGGTATTATTATAGGGCTGccagagtaaaaaaaaaatgcataccTATGCCGATATAAGCACCGTTGCAGAGAAATCCTTTTTTCATGGTTATCGGGCCGTCGTGCGTTGCATTTATGAATActgttattattagtatttttatgattttagttttttgtttttttttttctaataattctTAATCTaagtgttcttttttattttctgtcctgtgtacctgtgtgtgtatgtctgtggtgtccgaaaataataaatgtttctttctttctttccttttcgaaCACAATCTTTTTTGCCAATATGAATATAACGTAttcgtgtattttttatatattttgaattcatataaaatactattactaTCGAGTAATCCCTTCATAAACGAGAGACCAACAAACTTTACATATACAAGCGATCCCCAAGCACCTTTCtattataattgatatcaaaCATTCACAATATGTGTACAAATTTTAGGCAAGAGTATACATTATAAACGTCACTGAATGAAGACTAGTCATCTCGCTCACGCATTTTGCAATCTTATTACAATTGTCAGTATCTATCCCGCTCACACTACCCTTTTAACATGAAAGCGTTCTAGAAGTTATAAGTTGTCAACGGCATGACAGGTACCAATCGATTATCGATAGATGGCGCCAATCGATAATAGAATCGAACGATCGACGTCGATGGTCACTTGTTaaactaatcatcatcatcagcccattaacgtccccactgctggggcatgggccttccctatggatgggtagggagatcgggccttaaaccatcatgcgggcccagtgcggattgatggttattaacgacggctaatgcagccgggaccaacggcttaacgtgccttccgaagcacggaggagctcgagatgaaaactttttttttgtggtcacccatcctatgaccggcctttacgaaagttgctttacttcaacaatcgcagaccgagcgcgttaaccgctgcgccaccgagctcctcttgtgTTAAACTAATAGCTGACGACAACTGTCCTATTATATTATCGATCGACGGCAGCGATCTATTGGTATGGTAG
This window harbors:
- the LOC126377362 gene encoding elongation factor Tu-like; this encodes MNGRLIIRAYQYTFCKNPSFTCNVLSKNRVNLSVLSVKFSTKTDSKFEEKKHCNIGTIGHVDHGKTTLTAAITKVLAKDGLAQYVSYDEIDKAPEEKARGITINAAHVGYSTKLRHYAHTDCPGHADYIRNMISGASQMDAAVLVVAGNDGPMPQTREHLLLAKQVGIKHILVYINKADLVDNELLELVEIEMRELLSDFGYDGNTVPMICGSALKALNGDESEYGAPSIRKLLDTMDEYIPPIVRDLQSPFLMPIDNAFTVPGRGTVVVGTIKRGVMKKNDEADLMGFGYNIKTTLSDIQIFKKSVSEALAGDNVGVLLRGMRIKSVETGMLLCAAKSFQLSNHYKAKIYFLTRNEGGRKKPVFSKYSQQMFSGTWNIACRIDLDPSMNMMMPGDHGEVYLTLLEGMVMTQGQPFTIRENNVTVATGIVTDTLPSIDVPKGKLGKVIMKYE